The following are encoded in a window of Paenibacillus polymyxa genomic DNA:
- a CDS encoding NAD(P)/FAD-dependent oxidoreductase: MKHDTADLVIVGGGIIGTAIAYYAAKTGMKVVLAERGEIAGGTSSRCDGNILAIDKEPGFDSRMSLVSQELVAELARELEDEFEYRAPGSILVCENDEEMQAAEQWVARQEQEGLPFRMLDQQDLREEWPHLAKDLPGGLECATDSTVNPVLMTYALARAARLMGVRLMPRTPIQSVLQDEGGNVRGVETPNGAIHAGAVVLAAGVWTHSIGHSLGLDLPIMPRKGHILVSARMPSIGNRKVMEFGYLMSKFGGQRSVDELYEKYGVALVFEPTASQNILIGSSRQFVGMDTRVDQQVIRLIARRAIRFFPALANVPLMRAYTGLRPWTPDHLPIVSAVDEVPGLYIASGHEGDGISLAAVTGKLVTEMVRGESTCIPVEPLRYDRFGEAFTSHEVHGEVTG, from the coding sequence ATGAAACATGATACCGCGGATCTGGTCATTGTAGGCGGTGGAATCATCGGTACAGCCATTGCTTATTATGCGGCTAAGACCGGTATGAAGGTCGTGCTGGCTGAGCGAGGGGAGATTGCTGGAGGCACTTCGTCCCGTTGTGATGGAAATATATTGGCAATCGATAAAGAGCCCGGTTTTGACAGTCGAATGTCGTTGGTATCGCAGGAGCTGGTGGCAGAGCTGGCTAGGGAACTGGAGGATGAGTTCGAGTATCGTGCGCCTGGCAGCATTCTGGTCTGTGAAAACGATGAGGAGATGCAAGCAGCTGAGCAATGGGTAGCCCGTCAAGAGCAGGAAGGACTTCCATTTCGCATGTTGGATCAGCAGGATTTGCGAGAGGAATGGCCGCATTTAGCCAAAGATTTGCCGGGCGGGCTGGAGTGTGCGACAGATTCCACCGTAAATCCGGTGTTGATGACGTATGCGCTGGCCAGGGCCGCGCGTCTTATGGGAGTGAGGCTAATGCCCCGCACACCGATACAATCTGTCCTTCAGGACGAAGGGGGAAACGTCCGCGGGGTAGAGACGCCCAATGGCGCTATCCATGCAGGTGCAGTGGTATTGGCGGCAGGTGTGTGGACACACAGCATCGGTCATTCACTCGGTTTGGACCTTCCGATCATGCCGCGCAAAGGACATATACTGGTGTCTGCCCGAATGCCTTCCATTGGGAACCGTAAGGTAATGGAGTTCGGCTATCTGATGAGCAAGTTTGGCGGTCAGCGGAGTGTGGATGAGCTTTATGAAAAATACGGTGTAGCGCTAGTATTCGAGCCAACCGCATCCCAAAATATTCTGATCGGCAGCAGCCGTCAGTTTGTCGGTATGGACACACGTGTCGATCAGCAAGTGATTCGCTTAATCGCCCGCAGAGCCATTCGTTTTTTTCCTGCTTTAGCCAATGTACCGCTGATGCGGGCGTATACCGGCTTGCGTCCATGGACACCTGATCATTTGCCAATTGTATCAGCAGTGGACGAAGTACCGGGGCTGTATATCGCTTCCGGTCATGAGGGGGATGGCATTAGTCTTGCGGCGGTGACGGGGAAGCTGGTGACTGAAATGGTACGGGGTGAATCCACTTGCATTCCGGTGGAGCCGTTGCGATATGACCGATTTGGCGAGGCTTTTACCAGCCACGAGGTTCACGGGGAGGTAACCGGATGA
- a CDS encoding proline racemase family protein: MSVTGRITTIDTHTGGNPTRTVIHGAPKLVGHTMLEKMTYMAAHHDDFRRLLMFEPRGHEVMSGCILTEPCHPDADMGVVFIETGGYLPMCGHDTIGVCTALMEGGLIAADKKSILLDTPAGPVQVRLEVEAGKVRQVTFTNIPSFVYRREVKVQVEGIGQVTLDIAYGGNFYGIVEAASIGLALEQSNGAEIVRTAVQIREAVNAVVEVVHPENPVIQGLTHIEFYGEPVAPQADCRNVVVIPPGGIDRSPCGTGTSAKVAVLHAKGKLGLHEPFVHESITGSMFRAEIVGETQIGPYPAVIPQITGSAWVTGHHQFVLDPEDPLKEGFLLM, encoded by the coding sequence ATGAGTGTAACGGGCAGAATTACTACCATTGATACCCATACGGGAGGCAATCCGACGCGGACGGTCATTCACGGCGCGCCTAAGCTGGTAGGTCATACGATGCTGGAAAAAATGACTTATATGGCAGCACATCATGATGATTTTCGCCGTTTGCTGATGTTCGAGCCGCGAGGGCATGAGGTGATGTCGGGCTGTATTTTAACAGAACCTTGTCATCCAGATGCAGATATGGGTGTGGTTTTTATAGAGACTGGCGGCTATTTACCGATGTGCGGTCACGATACGATTGGAGTATGTACAGCGCTGATGGAAGGCGGGCTGATTGCTGCGGATAAAAAGTCTATATTGCTGGACACTCCGGCAGGCCCGGTTCAAGTGCGGCTGGAGGTGGAAGCGGGCAAGGTGCGACAAGTAACGTTCACAAACATCCCTTCTTTTGTGTATCGCCGTGAGGTGAAGGTCCAGGTAGAGGGTATCGGGCAAGTCACGCTGGATATTGCGTATGGAGGCAACTTTTACGGCATTGTAGAGGCGGCTTCCATCGGTCTTGCACTGGAGCAGAGCAATGGGGCCGAAATTGTACGAACAGCGGTACAGATTCGGGAGGCAGTAAATGCTGTTGTTGAGGTAGTACATCCTGAGAATCCGGTTATTCAAGGATTGACACATATTGAATTTTACGGGGAGCCTGTGGCTCCACAGGCCGATTGTCGCAATGTCGTCGTCATCCCACCGGGAGGGATCGATCGTTCCCCTTGTGGCACAGGAACCTCGGCCAAGGTAGCGGTGCTGCACGCCAAGGGAAAGCTGGGCTTACATGAGCCGTTTGTACATGAAAGCATCACAGGCTCCATGTTTCGGGCTGAAATCGTGGGCGAGACGCAGATAGGTCCTTATCCGGCAGTCATTCCACAAATTACAGGCTCGGCTTGGGTGACGGGACATCATCAATTTGTGTTGGACCCCGAGGACCCGCTTAAAGAAGGTTTTTTGCTGATGTGA
- a CDS encoding dihydrodipicolinate synthase family protein — MARFEGVYVALVTPFTAELEVDHKRLTELCEHLIASGISGLVPTGSLGEYAALSPEERSQVVHTVIDAAAGRVPVVVGSAAPSTKQAVHWIQHAKDAGAAGVMALPPINYNPLPHEVTAHYEALSEVGLPIIAYNNPHDYKVDLTPDILADLSRIENIVAVKEFSGDVRRIHAILDQTELEVMVGVDNLAMEGALFGATGWISGVPNALPKEGVELFRLAQAGNMAEASALYRRLLPLFHYDASPQLVQSIKYMMELAGFPVGPTRPPRLALPQSDYDRIREAFGVAVRPSEVSS, encoded by the coding sequence ATGGCACGTTTTGAAGGTGTATATGTGGCCTTGGTTACACCGTTCACGGCAGAGCTGGAGGTAGACCATAAGCGTCTGACCGAGCTGTGCGAGCATCTGATTGCAAGCGGCATTAGCGGACTGGTTCCTACGGGATCGCTGGGAGAATATGCGGCTTTGTCCCCGGAGGAACGGTCGCAGGTTGTGCATACCGTAATTGACGCTGCGGCAGGGCGTGTCCCGGTTGTTGTCGGCTCGGCGGCTCCGTCTACCAAACAGGCGGTGCATTGGATTCAGCATGCGAAGGATGCTGGGGCTGCAGGTGTCATGGCACTGCCGCCCATTAATTATAATCCACTGCCTCACGAGGTAACGGCCCATTATGAAGCATTATCGGAGGTGGGCTTGCCGATCATTGCGTATAACAACCCCCATGATTACAAGGTTGACTTGACTCCAGATATTCTTGCGGACTTGTCGCGAATTGAAAATATCGTAGCAGTCAAGGAATTTTCCGGTGATGTACGGCGTATTCACGCTATTTTGGATCAGACAGAGCTGGAGGTCATGGTCGGAGTAGATAATCTGGCGATGGAGGGAGCATTATTCGGCGCGACAGGCTGGATTTCGGGGGTACCGAATGCGCTGCCCAAGGAAGGGGTAGAGCTGTTCCGACTTGCGCAGGCGGGCAATATGGCGGAAGCGTCCGCGTTGTATCGCAGGCTACTGCCGCTGTTCCACTATGATGCCAGCCCACAATTAGTACAGTCTATCAAATATATGATGGAACTGGCTGGATTTCCGGTCGGTCCGACACGTCCGCCCAGACTTGCGCTGCCGCAGTCGGATTATGACCGCATTCGCGAAGCATTTGGGGTGGCGGTTCGTCCAAGCGAAGTATCATCCTGA
- a CDS encoding aldehyde dehydrogenase family protein, translating to MESRNWIGGEWLSPSGEEMVVHNPSALKEEVGVVHFSETDDITQAGDAARLAQTGWAALSPAARGAYLFKAAGLLEAALPELAELASREMGKPITEMRGEVMRGVHLLRYYAAEGVRSIGTVIPSNEPGVLQYTKRIPLGVTAVITPWNFPVAIPLWKIAPALLCGNTVIWKPAEHASLTAVRVAELFEAVQLPPGVLNLVIGQGNRIGDALLEHPVLDAVSFTGSTATGLGIAGRCARRNIKYQTEMGGKNAAVVLKDADVAQAVAMIASGAFRSAGQKCTATSRVIVEQSVYETFTEALRQAVEKIQIAPALDPSAYLGPLASAGQYEKVMSYISLARREADILAEGGATAGTENGYYVRPLVATGLNSSHPLIQEEIFGPVMGVVQADDFEDAIRLCNDSIYGLSASLFTRDLRLAHRFLDEANAGMVRVNQETAGVEYQAPFGGLKQSSSHTREQGQAALDFYSAIKTCAISYE from the coding sequence ATGGAGAGCCGAAATTGGATCGGCGGTGAGTGGCTGAGCCCTTCCGGCGAGGAAATGGTGGTTCACAATCCTTCGGCCTTGAAGGAGGAGGTGGGAGTCGTCCATTTTTCAGAGACGGACGATATTACACAGGCCGGGGATGCGGCACGGCTGGCTCAGACGGGCTGGGCCGCGCTAAGTCCCGCAGCGCGGGGAGCTTATTTGTTCAAAGCAGCCGGGTTACTAGAGGCAGCATTACCTGAATTGGCTGAGCTGGCCAGCCGTGAGATGGGCAAGCCGATTACCGAGATGCGCGGAGAGGTCATGCGAGGTGTCCATCTGCTCCGGTACTATGCGGCAGAGGGCGTACGTTCCATCGGTACAGTCATTCCTTCGAATGAGCCGGGAGTGCTCCAATACACGAAGCGTATTCCGCTGGGGGTAACGGCTGTCATTACGCCGTGGAATTTTCCGGTAGCTATTCCGCTATGGAAAATCGCCCCTGCACTCTTGTGCGGAAACACGGTCATCTGGAAGCCTGCCGAACATGCTTCATTAACTGCAGTACGGGTCGCCGAGCTATTCGAGGCGGTGCAGCTTCCGCCCGGTGTACTGAACTTAGTCATTGGGCAAGGTAACCGCATTGGCGATGCCTTACTGGAGCATCCGGTACTGGATGCGGTCAGCTTCACGGGTTCTACTGCTACAGGTTTGGGCATTGCGGGACGATGTGCACGCCGTAATATCAAGTACCAGACCGAAATGGGCGGTAAAAATGCCGCTGTGGTGCTGAAGGACGCGGATGTAGCACAGGCGGTGGCGATGATTGCCAGCGGAGCTTTCCGTTCAGCCGGGCAAAAATGCACGGCCACCAGCCGGGTAATTGTGGAACAGTCTGTCTATGAGACGTTCACGGAAGCCTTACGCCAAGCGGTGGAAAAAATCCAGATCGCCCCTGCACTGGACCCCAGTGCGTATCTTGGACCTCTGGCATCCGCAGGTCAGTATGAGAAGGTCATGTCCTATATATCACTCGCCCGCCGGGAAGCCGACATTTTGGCTGAAGGCGGAGCCACCGCCGGGACGGAGAACGGGTATTATGTGCGTCCACTGGTCGCGACTGGACTGAATTCGTCCCATCCTTTGATTCAGGAGGAGATTTTTGGGCCTGTGATGGGGGTCGTGCAGGCGGACGACTTCGAGGATGCGATTCGACTGTGCAATGATTCTATTTATGGATTAAGCGCCTCTCTATTCACCCGCGATTTGCGGCTGGCTCATCGGTTTCTGGATGAGGCGAACGCCGGTATGGTCCGGGTTAATCAGGAGACGGCTGGTGTTGAATACCAGGCTCCGTTCGGCGGTCTGAAGCAATCCAGCTCACATACTCGGGAGCAGGGCCAGGCGGCGCTGGACTTTTATTCAGCGATTAAAACCTGTGCGATCAGCTATGAGTAA
- a CDS encoding (2Fe-2S)-binding protein gives MSKRATGRSETIGSASGHLLVCRCEEVSIAQMEQACRMGGADTVRQLKMATRVTMGACQGRVCRQLVESWFYNQVPAARREAELLSQRPPVRPITFGQLAEGGSL, from the coding sequence ATGAGTAAACGGGCGACGGGACGAAGTGAGACGATTGGGAGTGCATCAGGTCATTTGCTCGTATGTCGCTGCGAAGAAGTGAGTATCGCACAGATGGAGCAGGCCTGCCGCATGGGCGGCGCGGACACCGTGCGCCAGCTTAAAATGGCTACACGGGTGACGATGGGGGCATGTCAGGGCAGGGTATGCCGACAGTTGGTGGAGTCATGGTTTTACAATCAGGTTCCTGCTGCCCGTCGGGAGGCGGAGCTGCTATCCCAAAGGCCTCCCGTGCGTCCCATAACGTTCGGGCAGCTGGCAGAGGGAGGTTCTTTATGA
- a CDS encoding (2Fe-2S)-binding protein — translation MSRMRIVNHPILGPKPERRQVSFIFDGRPMQGLAGEPLAAALLASGVRLLRRHEESGTARGVYCAIGHCNECRLTVHPFGTVRSCLTKLEEGMVVETGRQLSNEITGRIVT, via the coding sequence ATGAGCCGCATGCGTATTGTAAATCATCCTATTTTGGGACCAAAGCCGGAGCGGCGGCAGGTATCTTTTATTTTTGACGGTCGTCCCATGCAGGGATTGGCTGGAGAGCCATTGGCAGCAGCACTGCTGGCCAGCGGTGTCCGTTTGCTGAGAAGGCATGAGGAATCCGGTACGGCCAGAGGTGTATACTGTGCCATTGGGCATTGTAACGAATGCCGCCTGACGGTTCATCCGTTCGGTACCGTCCGTTCCTGCCTGACCAAGCTGGAGGAAGGTATGGTGGTGGAAACCGGACGGCAGCTTTCGAATGAAATCACAGGGAGAATTGTGACATGA
- a CDS encoding NAD(P)/FAD-dependent oxidoreductase, whose product MAHLIVIGAGPAGLSAAVSAAEQGLPVTVLDEFTEPGGRMPGQYHEEGSQGWWVGKHVSDELITRCRELRVDIRCGVSVHGMEYTTTWEISTSCGLFTADYVLLATGAAEIPVPLDGWTLPGVMSIGAAQVMTNVHYVKPGERGIIVGMNVLSMAIARELSVAGVKVAAITLPCANPLAGAAADPTASAKLLLQLSGLAPAAWMRAGGRLAAAMRMEKLIACCYPHRGFRLWDIPIRLRTAVLSVNGQDRVESVTLVHVKPDGSPIPGSERVEPADFVALSGGLYPLAELAAVAGCKFVYSPELGGHVPLHGERMETSLKGLYVAGNITGIESGLVAMAQGRLAAASMLHAAGLGGTGGEQRVQEAIRGIHFARKHALIQFHPGITEARKQLYQQWEQTSGSGA is encoded by the coding sequence ATGGCGCATCTCATCGTCATTGGGGCGGGTCCCGCCGGATTGTCCGCAGCGGTATCGGCTGCTGAGCAAGGATTGCCAGTCACGGTACTGGATGAGTTTACAGAGCCGGGTGGACGCATGCCCGGGCAATATCATGAGGAAGGCAGTCAAGGCTGGTGGGTTGGAAAACACGTTTCGGATGAGTTGATTACCCGTTGTAGGGAACTTAGGGTGGACATTCGCTGCGGCGTTTCCGTACATGGTATGGAATATACAACGACGTGGGAAATTTCCACTTCCTGTGGATTGTTCACTGCGGATTACGTATTGCTGGCGACTGGAGCTGCCGAAATTCCCGTTCCGCTGGATGGCTGGACGCTACCGGGCGTAATGTCTATCGGGGCCGCGCAGGTGATGACCAACGTCCATTACGTCAAGCCGGGAGAACGCGGCATCATAGTAGGCATGAACGTATTGTCGATGGCGATTGCCCGCGAGCTGTCCGTCGCCGGGGTGAAGGTGGCGGCGATTACACTGCCGTGCGCCAATCCGCTGGCTGGTGCGGCGGCAGATCCGACAGCCTCCGCGAAGCTGCTGCTTCAGCTGTCGGGGCTGGCCCCTGCCGCCTGGATGCGTGCAGGCGGCAGGCTGGCAGCTGCGATGCGGATGGAGAAACTCATCGCGTGCTGCTATCCCCACAGAGGCTTCCGTCTGTGGGATATCCCGATCCGTTTGCGGACGGCGGTGCTGTCCGTCAACGGGCAGGACCGGGTCGAATCCGTGACCCTGGTCCACGTTAAACCGGACGGCTCGCCTATTCCCGGCAGCGAGCGCGTCGAACCCGCCGACTTCGTGGCGCTGAGCGGCGGCTTGTATCCGCTCGCTGAGCTGGCGGCGGTAGCCGGGTGCAAATTCGTGTACAGCCCTGAGCTAGGCGGGCATGTTCCACTGCATGGTGAGCGAATGGAAACCTCGCTCAAAGGGTTGTATGTTGCCGGCAATATTACCGGCATCGAAAGCGGGCTGGTCGCGATGGCCCAAGGTCGACTAGCCGCCGCTTCCATGCTCCATGCCGCTGGACTCGGCGGAACAGGCGGAGAACAGCGGGTGCAGGAGGCGATCCGTGGGATCCATTTTGCACGGAAGCATGCGCTGATTCAGTTTCATCCCGGCATTACAGAGGCGAGAAAGCAGCTGTACCAGCAGTGGGAGCAAACCTCTGGCAGTGGCGCGTAA
- a CDS encoding glycoside hydrolase family 127 protein translates to MKARPFALNEVVLAEGPFKQAMELNRSYLLELQPDRLLARFREYAGLAPKAPQYEGWEAMTISGHTLGHYLSACSMMYASTGDERFKEIAHYITDELDVCQAAHGDGYVAGIPGGKELFEEVSAGNIRSKGFDLNGAWAPLYTLHKLFAGLRDAYHLTGCNKALDVERKLADWLEGIMKPMSDEQMQQMMFCEYGGMNEVLADLYADTGEERYLWLAECFWHKLVLDPLSSQEDCLQGIHANTQIPKLIGLAKEYELTNDTKRRATVEFFWERVVDHHSYVIGGNSFGEYFGAPDGLNDRIGPHTTETCNTYNMLKLTNHLFQWNVSAKEADFYERGLFNHILASQDPVHGGVTYFLSLAMGGHKHFESKFDDFTCCVGTGMENHASYGSGIYFHDHDKLYVNQFIASTLEWKDRGVTLKQNTSYPETDHTTLEIQCDQPAPFTLLIRYPYWAEKGITIRVNGKEQSVVSEPGSFVSIARTWIDGDVVEVTITMSLRLEQMPDNPGRAAVMYGPLVLAGDLGPLEDPKAKEFLYTPVFIPKTEKLDAWIQPVEGKTNTFRTLNAGHPRDVELSPLYKMHDRTYSVYWDIFTKEAWQEAEQEYTAAREKLAILEQCTIDFAQPGEMQPERDHNFQGDASTRTGYVNNRPYRNAGIDGWFSFDLNTDPSAPMLLVITYTATLEMPNCGFDILINGHLLEHFSEGFDEADKFYNINVAIPAAYLKGKDQATVTFKAKPGQRIRRLFGLRMVNKDVYEQLYQAGSSGIHE, encoded by the coding sequence ATGAAAGCAAGGCCGTTCGCACTGAACGAGGTGGTATTGGCTGAAGGTCCCTTCAAACAAGCGATGGAGCTGAACCGATCTTATCTGTTGGAGCTTCAACCAGACCGCCTGCTGGCGCGTTTTCGGGAATATGCCGGACTTGCGCCCAAAGCGCCTCAATATGAAGGCTGGGAAGCGATGACTATTTCCGGCCATACACTGGGACATTATTTGTCCGCTTGCTCCATGATGTATGCTTCAACAGGCGATGAGCGTTTTAAAGAAATCGCACATTATATTACGGATGAACTGGACGTTTGTCAGGCGGCGCATGGTGACGGATATGTGGCAGGAATTCCAGGGGGAAAGGAACTTTTTGAAGAGGTGTCTGCTGGAAATATTCGCTCGAAGGGCTTTGACCTAAACGGTGCATGGGCCCCCTTGTATACACTACACAAGTTATTCGCTGGCCTGCGGGATGCGTACCATTTGACAGGCTGTAATAAGGCATTAGATGTGGAGCGTAAGCTGGCAGACTGGCTCGAAGGAATTATGAAGCCGATGAGCGATGAGCAGATGCAGCAGATGATGTTTTGCGAATATGGAGGCATGAATGAGGTATTGGCCGATTTGTATGCGGATACCGGGGAAGAGCGCTACTTGTGGCTGGCTGAGTGCTTCTGGCACAAGCTGGTGCTGGACCCGCTTAGCTCGCAGGAAGACTGTTTGCAGGGCATTCACGCCAATACACAGATTCCAAAGCTGATCGGGCTTGCCAAGGAATATGAGCTGACCAATGATACGAAACGCCGGGCAACGGTGGAGTTTTTTTGGGAGCGGGTGGTGGATCATCATTCGTATGTCATTGGGGGGAATAGCTTTGGAGAATATTTTGGAGCGCCAGATGGCTTGAATGATCGCATCGGGCCTCATACGACGGAGACATGCAACACCTATAACATGCTTAAGCTGACCAATCATCTGTTTCAATGGAATGTTTCCGCCAAGGAAGCAGACTTTTATGAGCGAGGTCTATTCAATCATATTTTGGCCTCGCAGGACCCGGTTCACGGAGGCGTAACATATTTTCTGTCGCTGGCGATGGGCGGGCACAAGCATTTTGAAAGCAAATTTGACGATTTTACGTGCTGTGTCGGCACAGGGATGGAAAACCATGCGAGCTACGGCAGCGGCATTTATTTTCACGATCACGATAAGCTGTATGTCAATCAGTTCATTGCCTCCACGCTGGAATGGAAGGACAGAGGCGTTACGCTAAAACAAAACACTTCCTATCCAGAGACGGATCATACGACGCTGGAGATTCAATGCGATCAACCAGCTCCATTTACGCTACTCATCCGCTATCCATATTGGGCTGAAAAAGGAATTACCATTCGTGTAAATGGTAAGGAGCAATCGGTTGTATCGGAACCGGGCAGCTTTGTCTCTATCGCCAGGACGTGGATTGATGGTGATGTTGTAGAGGTGACAATTACGATGTCGCTGAGGCTGGAGCAGATGCCGGATAATCCGGGTCGGGCGGCTGTCATGTATGGACCGCTGGTGCTGGCAGGCGACTTGGGACCCTTGGAAGATCCTAAAGCCAAGGAGTTTCTGTACACACCCGTATTCATTCCCAAAACGGAAAAGCTGGATGCCTGGATACAGCCCGTGGAGGGCAAGACGAATACGTTTCGTACCTTGAATGCAGGGCATCCCCGGGATGTGGAATTGTCTCCTCTGTATAAAATGCATGACCGTACGTATTCCGTATACTGGGACATTTTTACGAAGGAAGCTTGGCAGGAGGCGGAACAGGAATACACAGCGGCACGCGAAAAGCTGGCGATTCTGGAGCAGTGCACGATTGATTTTGCCCAACCCGGAGAAATGCAGCCGGAGCGGGATCATAACTTCCAGGGAGATGCTTCGACTCGCACCGGATATGTGAATAACCGACCTTACCGGAATGCGGGAATTGATGGCTGGTTTTCTTTTGATTTAAATACAGATCCATCTGCTCCGATGCTGTTGGTCATTACCTACACAGCTACGCTGGAAATGCCTAACTGCGGTTTTGATATTTTGATTAACGGTCATCTGCTTGAGCATTTTAGTGAAGGTTTTGATGAGGCCGATAAGTTTTACAATATTAATGTCGCTATTCCGGCTGCATATCTGAAGGGGAAGGATCAAGCGACGGTGACCTTCAAGGCCAAGCCGGGACAGCGTATTCGCAGATTGTTTGGGCTGAGGATGGTCAACAAGGACGTGTATGAGCAACTCTATCAAGCTGGAAGTTCAGGTATACATGAATGA